The genomic stretch AAAGTTATATCTGTTAGTGAATTTACTGCACAAAAACTTAAAAAATCAAGGTTAAAATCTGACACGATCGAGATAGTTTATAATGGTATTAATCTTAACTATATTTCTTCTTTAAATTTTGCTAAAAATTCTAATAAACCTCCTTTAATTTATGCGGGAAGATTAATGAAGGAGAAAAGAGTTGATTTATTATTAAAAGCCGTTGCTCTTTTTGTAGAAGACAATAATTATTCAGGGGTTATTTTACAAATTATTGGAGATGGAATAGTCAGACAAGAATTAGAAAATTTAGCACATAAATTAGGCATTTTAGATAAAGTTAAATTTACTGGAAAATTAGATACTATTGAACAAGTATGGCAGGAAATAAGTCAAGCCAAGATAGCTATTCAACCATCTTTAAGGGAAGGTTTCGGTATTTTTCCACTGGAGGCGATCGCATTAGGAACACCTGTTATATATTGTCGTAGTAAAGAAAGTGCGGTGAGTGAGATTGTGAGAGATGGTATAGAAGGAATTGCCGTTGACGGGGAGATAAATGAATTAAGGAATGCGATCGAAAATTTATTATATAATGAATCAGAATTAAAAAGGTTAAGTGACAATGGCAAATTAAGAGCAAAATCTTTTGATTGGGAAAAAATAGCCCATAAATTAGAGCAAATATGCTTTGATTTTTTAGAAAAATAAAAAAGAGATAATGAAAAAAAAGTCTTATTATGAGCAATTAATAGATAGAATATATAGAAAAAAACAAATTATAAAATTTAGTGCTGTTGGTGGTTTATGTTTAACTTTTAATCTGGCTATTTTGTGGATTTTAACAGATTATTTTAAGGTAGAAGATTTAACAGCTACAATCATCGGCTTTTTTCTTTCTAATTTACTTGGTTTTTTGCTTAATAAATACTTCACTTTTAAAGTTACTAACACTAATATTTTCAAAGAAATCTATAAATATTATGCCGTAATGACTTCGAGTTTTATTGCCAATTTAATGCTAATGTTTATTCTAGTAAAAATCTTGCATA from Geminocystis sp. NIES-3709 encodes the following:
- a CDS encoding glycosyltransferase family 4 protein — its product is MNNNRKELKIIFIYDCVYPESLGGIEQRNYQLGKFLGEKGHKITFTGWTTQKNHPRLNDVEIIPLPWAEKLYNNEGQRTGLTSLKFSLAILTLPLHKFDVILTDNIPYIHLFFLTIWAKIIRKKVIITWHEYWGKYWSIYIKNWSWFIFYFIEFLSAQLGQKVISVSEFTAQKLKKSRLKSDTIEIVYNGINLNYISSLNFAKNSNKPPLIYAGRLMKEKRVDLLLKAVALFVEDNNYSGVILQIIGDGIVRQELENLAHKLGILDKVKFTGKLDTIEQVWQEISQAKIAIQPSLREGFGIFPLEAIALGTPVIYCRSKESAVSEIVRDGIEGIAVDGEINELRNAIENLLYNESELKRLSDNGKLRAKSFDWEKIAHKLEQICFDFLEK
- a CDS encoding GtrA family protein, yielding MKKKSYYEQLIDRIYRKKQIIKFSAVGGLCLTFNLAILWILTDYFKVEDLTATIIGFFLSNLLGFLLNKYFTFKVTNTNIFKEIYKYYAVMTSSFIANLMLMFILVKILHIWVIYASLIVSVIFYVYNYLMHKNWSFK